A window from Chitinophaga filiformis encodes these proteins:
- a CDS encoding sugar-binding domain-containing protein: MNKHVKLVLLAAMMAIYIAAPAQNRISLAGKWRFRIDREDQGIKQQWYTQQLKDSLKLPGTMQFHGYGDEPSVNTKWIGDRYEAFLKEEKYAPYRKDDNFKFPFWLTPGKYYMGAAWYQKAIDVPSQWTGKHISLTLERCHWGTMVYVDSQLIGADSSLATPHVYDLSHLSPGKHTLTIRVDNRYLSEVGINAHSASDQTQGTWNGIAGDIVLAAGSPVFVKQVQLYPDVLNKHVQVKVMLGRTGNATSAGSLSISADQLPALKKSFTSGDSILSFTYPMGDHPVLWDEFNPKLYQLRVQLRTVDKKSTDSKNISFGMRSVGTANSKITVNNRPVFLRGTLECAIFPLTGYPPTDTAAWARIFRIIKAHGLNHMRFHSWCPPEAAFVAADHAGVYLSVEVDCWASVGDGLSVDKFLYDESNRIVAAYGNHPSFLMMVPTNEPSGDKNRDPYLAAFVNYWKEKDNRRLYCAGSGWPAIAENDYHVMPEPRIQAWGEGVKSLINAKAPNSQFNFKDKLRDDRPVVAHEIGQWCVYPDFTERKKYTGLLQARNFDIFYDFMKKEHLQPQAHDFLMASGKLQALCYKADIEAGMRTDYAGYQLLDLHDFPGQGTALVGILDPFWDSKPYFTPAAFHRFSSSTVPLAVISKFTWKNSEVFMAAVQIAHFGKEQLKKVPVKWKITGNHQRVIANGALSADLDWKNDNPAGNISCSLSGISKAEKLNLEIIADGLGVNDWDFWVYPDTVNVQAGDDITVADALTPEIAAKLEAGATVLLRLNNKITENKGAAIKTGMSTVFWNTAWTEGQAPHTLGILCDPAAPLFKDFPTEYHSNWQWWDIIHTAQPMHLDNFPAELKPAVQLIDTWFEARKLGILFEAKVGKGKIVVTSIDLQHDLDTRLAARQLYHSLLSYMGTKAFNPTVAVKLAQIQELYD, encoded by the coding sequence ATGAATAAACACGTTAAACTGGTATTATTGGCAGCAATGATGGCCATTTACATTGCAGCGCCGGCACAAAACAGGATCTCACTGGCGGGGAAATGGCGATTCCGCATAGATAGAGAGGACCAGGGTATTAAACAGCAATGGTATACCCAACAGTTAAAGGATTCCCTTAAATTGCCCGGTACTATGCAATTCCACGGGTATGGCGATGAACCTTCTGTCAACACAAAATGGATTGGTGACAGATATGAAGCCTTTCTGAAAGAAGAGAAATATGCACCTTACCGGAAAGATGACAACTTCAAATTCCCCTTCTGGCTGACGCCGGGAAAATATTATATGGGGGCTGCATGGTATCAGAAGGCCATTGACGTTCCATCCCAATGGACGGGTAAACATATCAGTCTTACACTGGAACGGTGCCATTGGGGTACCATGGTTTATGTCGACAGCCAGCTTATCGGAGCAGACAGCAGTCTGGCCACCCCGCACGTATACGACCTGAGCCATCTCAGCCCTGGTAAACATACGCTTACTATCCGGGTAGACAACCGTTATCTATCAGAAGTAGGCATCAATGCCCACAGTGCCAGTGATCAGACACAAGGCACCTGGAATGGTATTGCAGGAGACATTGTACTGGCAGCAGGTAGTCCTGTTTTTGTAAAGCAGGTGCAGCTTTATCCTGATGTCCTGAACAAGCATGTTCAGGTTAAAGTAATGCTGGGGCGTACCGGTAATGCAACTTCGGCAGGCAGCCTTTCTATATCCGCAGATCAGCTACCTGCCTTAAAGAAGTCTTTTACCAGTGGTGACAGCATATTATCGTTCACCTATCCTATGGGCGACCATCCTGTATTGTGGGATGAGTTTAATCCGAAGCTATATCAACTTAGGGTACAATTGCGAACAGTGGATAAGAAAAGTACAGATAGCAAAAATATCAGTTTTGGCATGCGTAGTGTAGGTACAGCCAATTCAAAAATTACGGTGAACAATCGTCCTGTATTCCTGCGGGGAACATTGGAATGCGCCATTTTCCCCTTGACAGGTTATCCACCTACAGATACAGCCGCATGGGCGCGGATCTTCCGTATTATAAAGGCACATGGCCTCAATCATATGCGTTTCCATTCCTGGTGCCCGCCGGAGGCTGCATTTGTAGCTGCGGATCATGCCGGCGTGTATCTTTCTGTTGAAGTAGACTGCTGGGCAAGTGTAGGAGATGGCCTGTCTGTAGATAAATTCCTGTATGATGAAAGCAACCGGATTGTTGCCGCCTATGGTAATCATCCCTCCTTTTTGATGATGGTACCGACCAATGAACCTTCAGGAGATAAAAACCGCGACCCGTATCTGGCCGCCTTCGTAAACTATTGGAAAGAAAAGGATAACAGACGTCTTTACTGTGCAGGTTCAGGATGGCCGGCTATTGCGGAAAATGATTATCATGTGATGCCGGAACCACGTATCCAGGCCTGGGGAGAAGGCGTGAAAAGCCTCATTAATGCGAAGGCGCCCAATTCTCAGTTTAATTTTAAGGATAAGCTAAGAGACGACAGACCGGTTGTAGCACATGAAATAGGGCAGTGGTGTGTATATCCTGATTTTACAGAACGAAAGAAATATACCGGCCTGTTGCAGGCGAGGAACTTCGATATCTTCTACGACTTTATGAAGAAAGAACACCTGCAGCCGCAGGCACATGATTTTCTCATGGCATCGGGAAAACTACAGGCATTGTGTTATAAGGCAGATATAGAAGCCGGTATGCGTACTGATTATGCAGGTTACCAGTTACTGGACCTGCACGATTTTCCTGGTCAGGGTACTGCCCTGGTGGGAATCCTGGATCCCTTCTGGGACAGCAAACCTTATTTCACACCTGCCGCCTTCCACCGTTTTTCTTCCAGTACAGTACCACTTGCAGTGATCAGCAAGTTTACCTGGAAGAACTCGGAAGTATTTATGGCCGCTGTACAGATTGCGCATTTCGGTAAAGAGCAGTTGAAGAAAGTACCGGTAAAATGGAAGATCACCGGCAACCACCAGCGGGTAATAGCAAATGGTGCTTTATCGGCAGACCTTGACTGGAAGAATGATAACCCGGCAGGTAATATCTCCTGCAGTCTTTCCGGCATCAGCAAAGCAGAAAAGCTCAACCTGGAGATCATAGCAGATGGATTAGGAGTAAACGACTGGGATTTCTGGGTGTATCCCGACACGGTAAATGTGCAGGCCGGTGACGACATCACCGTTGCAGATGCGCTCACACCTGAAATAGCCGCAAAGCTCGAAGCAGGTGCTACTGTACTATTACGATTAAACAATAAAATCACTGAAAATAAGGGGGCTGCTATCAAAACCGGGATGTCTACGGTTTTCTGGAATACAGCATGGACCGAAGGACAGGCTCCTCATACATTGGGTATTCTATGTGATCCGGCTGCTCCTCTTTTTAAGGATTTTCCAACAGAATACCATTCTAACTGGCAGTGGTGGGATATCATTCATACTGCTCAACCAATGCACCTGGATAATTTCCCAGCTGAATTAAAACCCGCTGTACAGTTAATTGATACCTGGTTTGAAGCGAGGAAGCTGGGGATATTGTTCGAAGCAAAGGTAGGAAAGGGAAAGATAGTAGTGACTTCTATCGATCTGCAACATGATCTGGATACAAGGTTAGCAGCGAGACAGCTTTATCATAGTTTGTTGTCATACATGGGTACAAAGGCATTTAATCCTACAGTTGCAGTTAAGCTGGCGCAAATACAGGAACTGTACGACTAA
- a CDS encoding AraC family transcriptional regulator, giving the protein MAKGQRKKDGFQGQKAVIIPKSVLNNNCSTHPLIRQLYITDIGYYPKARYHYRERLHGTDQHILIYCHEGEGSTIIDKQEYKISPGDFCLIPALTRHTYAANANNPWTIFWIHFKGESADDWVKQIHQHLNSYKGFIPDNEKTIRLFNDIYTPLERGFSMEHLMYSNMYLWHYLSTFIYQEKNKSRMNNTETDTIDSAIDFMRKNVDQNLTLEKIAQHVQFSPSHFSLLFRKKTGFSPIEYYNHLKMQQACQYLLFTRQRIKEIALEVGMFDQHYFSRIFKKTMGVSPQEYRNKRSAEGGAS; this is encoded by the coding sequence ATGGCAAAGGGGCAGCGAAAAAAGGACGGCTTCCAGGGACAGAAGGCCGTTATCATTCCAAAATCTGTGCTGAACAATAATTGCAGCACACATCCACTGATCAGACAACTATACATCACTGATATAGGCTATTATCCGAAAGCCCGCTACCATTACAGGGAACGTTTACATGGTACAGATCAACATATTCTTATTTATTGTCATGAAGGGGAGGGAAGCACGATCATAGATAAACAGGAATACAAAATATCACCAGGTGATTTTTGCCTGATACCTGCTTTGACAAGGCATACCTATGCAGCTAATGCAAATAATCCCTGGACAATCTTCTGGATTCATTTCAAAGGGGAATCTGCTGATGACTGGGTTAAACAAATACATCAACATTTAAACAGTTACAAAGGTTTTATACCGGACAATGAAAAAACCATCCGCTTATTCAATGATATCTATACTCCACTGGAACGGGGTTTCAGCATGGAACACCTGATGTATAGCAATATGTATCTCTGGCACTATCTGTCTACTTTTATTTACCAGGAGAAAAACAAGTCCAGGATGAATAATACAGAAACGGACACCATAGACAGCGCTATCGACTTTATGCGGAAGAATGTAGATCAGAACCTGACACTGGAAAAGATCGCGCAGCATGTCCAGTTTTCGCCTTCTCATTTTTCGCTGTTATTCCGAAAAAAAACAGGGTTCTCTCCCATTGAGTATTATAATCACCTGAAAATGCAGCAGGCCTGCCAATATCTGCTGTTTACAAGACAGCGGATCAAGGAAATTGCACTGGAAGTAGGCATGTTTGACCAGCATTACTTTTCACGGATATTTAAAAAGACAATGGGAGTTTCCCCGCAGGAGTACAGAAATAAAAGAAGTGCTGAAGGAGGAGCAAGCTAA
- a CDS encoding putative quinol monooxygenase translates to MKIYLTAIVRAKEVYRDEVAAVLQNMVLHTRQEEACELYSLHQGIEDKNLFTFYEIWKSKEGLDAHNQQPYIKAFGELAEEKLQERPVVLLTDLI, encoded by the coding sequence ATGAAAATTTATTTAACCGCCATTGTGAGAGCAAAAGAAGTCTACAGAGATGAGGTCGCTGCTGTACTGCAAAACATGGTGTTGCATACCCGTCAGGAGGAAGCATGTGAGCTTTACAGCCTGCATCAGGGCATTGAAGATAAGAACCTGTTTACCTTTTATGAGATATGGAAAAGTAAGGAGGGGCTGGATGCTCATAATCAACAGCCGTACATTAAAGCATTTGGGGAGCTGGCAGAAGAAAAGCTGCAGGAAAGGCCGGTTGTTTTATTGACAGATCTCATATGA
- a CDS encoding SDR family NAD(P)-dependent oxidoreductase, with protein sequence MNNSKVWYVTGASQGLGLTLVKKLLESGYRVAATSRNAQTLKQAVGLIDAERFLPLVVDLSNQDCINESIQQTIATFGRIDVLVNNAGYGMIGIVEETAEQDIRKIFDVNVLAAVNVVKAILPFMRKQRSGYIINIGSVAGFVGAPGWSVYSATKAALAAFSEVLALDVKEFGIRVTVAEPSGFRTRFLTANSLANIETGIEGYTAVKSTRERYLANNGKQSGDPDKASAILIALAESEQPPLHLYLGQDAYRRAAEKIANMAAELEAWKQTSISADFG encoded by the coding sequence ATGAACAATTCAAAAGTCTGGTATGTAACCGGAGCCTCACAGGGATTGGGACTCACACTCGTTAAAAAATTGCTCGAAAGCGGTTACCGTGTAGCTGCTACATCCCGTAATGCACAAACCTTAAAACAGGCGGTAGGTCTCATTGACGCAGAACGATTTCTCCCTCTTGTCGTAGACCTGAGCAACCAGGATTGTATCAATGAGTCCATCCAGCAAACAATTGCCACTTTCGGTCGCATTGACGTACTTGTTAATAATGCGGGATACGGCATGATAGGCATCGTGGAAGAAACTGCCGAACAGGATATCAGGAAGATCTTTGACGTAAACGTACTGGCAGCGGTGAATGTGGTAAAGGCCATATTACCTTTTATGCGCAAACAGCGATCAGGCTACATTATCAACATCGGTTCTGTTGCAGGATTTGTGGGAGCGCCAGGCTGGTCTGTTTACTCGGCTACCAAGGCTGCGCTGGCAGCATTCTCAGAAGTGCTTGCACTGGATGTTAAAGAATTTGGTATCAGGGTAACGGTCGCCGAGCCTTCAGGTTTCCGTACAAGATTTCTTACTGCAAACTCCCTGGCAAATATCGAAACCGGCATAGAAGGTTATACAGCAGTCAAATCTACGCGGGAACGCTATCTGGCCAATAATGGCAAGCAGTCCGGCGATCCTGACAAGGCATCAGCTATATTGATAGCGCTCGCAGAAAGTGAACAACCACCGCTTCATTTATACCTGGGACAGGATGCCTACAGGCGCGCAGCCGAAAAGATCGCCAACATGGCTGCGGAACTGGAAGCCTGGAAGCAGACGTCCATCTCGGCCGATTTCGGGTGA
- a CDS encoding MarR family winged helix-turn-helix transcriptional regulator, with amino-acid sequence MSTINHSLKLLMNLAKMQAIMSRKFDGLSVHGIGFSDFMILYLLQQAPGERLRRTDLAEKVGLTASGITRMLLPMEKTGLVSRESSERDARVSYAVLTPAGRRVYEEAKETANAIAKEIVPTEITRNQSLAALFKLLGTTI; translated from the coding sequence ATGTCAACAATAAACCACTCTCTGAAGCTATTAATGAACCTGGCGAAGATGCAGGCAATCATGTCCCGCAAGTTTGACGGCTTAAGCGTGCATGGCATAGGTTTCTCCGATTTTATGATCCTTTACCTGCTGCAACAGGCCCCTGGTGAAAGACTTCGGAGAACAGACCTGGCGGAAAAGGTAGGTCTTACTGCCTCAGGTATTACCCGTATGTTGTTACCTATGGAAAAAACAGGCCTTGTAAGCAGGGAATCCAGTGAAAGAGACGCCCGCGTAAGCTATGCCGTGCTGACCCCTGCCGGTCGGCGGGTATATGAGGAAGCAAAAGAAACCGCCAATGCCATCGCCAAAGAGATTGTTCCCACAGAGATCACCAGGAATCAGTCACTTGCGGCATTATTCAAACTCCTTGGAACGACCATTTAA
- a CDS encoding phosphotransferase has product MSQTLSQHIPAPLTAAVETALQQAFGTASITDVSLLAGGLSASPVFKIIVRDQPYVLKLGKSGSFPANLKLAADAGIAPPLHYHDTTSGISISGLINNKPLRNVFGPERLPQELAATVRAIHSVPYQATADNLQETIDGMIAGFRKSNILSGPVIDECFSNYDIIRSKYPWNDQEQVFSHNDLNPSNILCDGERIWIIDWDVSSLNDRYIDLANAANFFVYGEEQEKAFLDTYFDGAADEYKAARFYIMRQVGRIIYSMLMFQLAAQAKPKDYAHNQEMEGFTLQEFRTQMGAGTLSLATYEGQFMYGKALLNEAVHQMRTPRFAAALAVIG; this is encoded by the coding sequence ATGTCACAGACATTATCCCAACACATCCCGGCTCCCCTGACAGCTGCTGTAGAAACAGCTTTGCAACAGGCCTTCGGTACTGCCAGCATAACGGATGTTTCGCTGCTGGCCGGCGGACTATCAGCCTCCCCTGTATTTAAGATCATTGTCAGGGATCAGCCCTATGTGCTGAAACTGGGCAAAAGCGGTTCATTTCCGGCTAACCTGAAACTGGCAGCAGATGCAGGCATTGCCCCTCCCCTGCACTACCACGACACAACAAGTGGTATTTCTATCAGTGGCCTTATCAACAATAAACCCCTGCGCAACGTTTTTGGCCCCGAAAGGCTTCCACAGGAACTGGCCGCAACCGTCAGGGCCATTCATAGTGTGCCTTATCAGGCAACGGCTGATAATCTGCAGGAAACCATTGATGGCATGATTGCTGGATTCAGGAAAAGTAATATCCTGTCGGGGCCTGTAATCGATGAATGTTTCAGCAACTATGATATTATCAGAAGTAAGTACCCATGGAACGACCAGGAGCAGGTATTTAGTCATAACGACCTGAATCCAAGTAATATCCTATGTGATGGAGAAAGGATCTGGATCATTGATTGGGACGTCTCCTCTTTAAACGATCGGTATATCGATCTTGCCAATGCGGCCAATTTCTTTGTATATGGCGAAGAACAGGAAAAAGCTTTTCTCGATACCTACTTTGACGGTGCGGCCGATGAGTACAAAGCAGCCCGCTTTTATATCATGCGCCAGGTAGGCAGGATCATTTACTCCATGCTGATGTTCCAGCTTGCGGCACAAGCTAAACCTAAGGATTATGCACATAACCAGGAGATGGAAGGCTTCACCCTGCAGGAATTCAGAACACAGATGGGCGCCGGCACACTATCACTGGCCACGTACGAAGGGCAGTTCATGTATGGGAAGGCCCTGCTAAATGAGGCGGTGCATCAGATGCGTACCCCCCGTTTTGCGGCGGCACTCGCGGTTATTGGCTAA
- a CDS encoding isocitrate lyase/phosphoenolpyruvate mutase family protein, whose protein sequence is MENRFDEFLALHHDNDLLRIGNVWNAQSAKIYGAQGFKAVGTSSAAVAASLGFADGEEMAFDDYLFVVQRILASTDAMVTVDIEGGYGPNAEVISRNIRRLYELGVSGINIEDSVIRDGERHIIDAGVFAEKLRQVMELLQRDGVRMFVNLRSDSFLLDMPNALKDALARIDVYQESGVHGLFFPCINKIADIKEITAASKLPVSVMCIPGLPSFDELQKAGVKRVSDGPFLNMHIYKELEDTITKIRSEGSFASLF, encoded by the coding sequence ATGGAAAACAGATTTGACGAATTCCTGGCGCTACATCATGACAATGACCTCTTGCGTATCGGAAATGTATGGAACGCACAGAGCGCTAAAATATATGGTGCGCAGGGTTTTAAGGCAGTAGGAACATCCAGTGCCGCGGTGGCGGCATCGCTGGGGTTTGCTGATGGCGAGGAAATGGCTTTTGATGATTATTTATTCGTTGTTCAACGTATTCTCGCATCGACAGATGCGATGGTAACGGTAGACATTGAAGGCGGGTACGGGCCTAATGCGGAAGTGATCAGCCGTAATATCAGGCGCCTGTATGAGCTGGGCGTGTCCGGTATCAATATCGAAGATTCTGTTATAAGGGATGGGGAAAGACATATCATAGATGCGGGAGTGTTTGCAGAGAAACTGCGACAGGTAATGGAACTGCTTCAGAGGGATGGCGTCCGCATGTTTGTTAACCTGAGGTCTGATAGCTTTTTACTCGATATGCCGAACGCATTAAAAGATGCACTTGCAAGAATCGATGTTTACCAGGAAAGCGGCGTGCATGGATTGTTTTTTCCCTGCATCAACAAAATAGCCGATATTAAAGAGATCACAGCCGCGTCAAAATTGCCTGTAAGTGTGATGTGTATACCTGGTCTGCCATCCTTCGATGAGTTACAAAAGGCGGGGGTAAAAAGGGTAAGTGACGGACCGTTTTTGAACATGCATATTTACAAAGAACTGGAGGATACTATCACAAAGATCAGGTCTGAAGGCAGTTTTGCCAGTTTGTTCTAA
- a CDS encoding helix-turn-helix domain-containing protein, which produces MIFKEILPGAKLQPYIKCFYYYESDSDRSYDDIVFPSGTMEVIFNLGTGKWRSKEGDAFYTNPPIELWGQITKPLAIQSAGRNIMLGFKFYAHSAAYFFEGQVSVFNNKIVDAADVLGPSLRTLHDRLLETPELQARVGLIEAYLWKKLEASEKRHNKISFVGDIVHYLKKNYSDDNIVSLSHRHNISTRYLNMLFSEYTGLPPKLFYKINRFQHSLNLISQQEEKLTSIAYSSGYFDQAHFIKEFKLFTGVTPNTFAKQASPLNQVLAAS; this is translated from the coding sequence ATGATCTTCAAAGAAATACTTCCGGGCGCAAAACTGCAGCCATATATCAAATGCTTCTACTACTACGAATCTGATTCGGACAGGAGCTATGACGACATTGTGTTCCCCAGCGGCACGATGGAAGTGATCTTTAATTTGGGAACGGGCAAGTGGCGGTCGAAAGAGGGAGATGCCTTTTATACGAATCCGCCTATTGAGCTATGGGGACAGATAACAAAGCCATTGGCTATACAATCCGCCGGCAGGAACATCATGCTCGGGTTTAAATTTTACGCGCATTCGGCCGCTTATTTCTTCGAAGGACAGGTATCGGTATTTAATAATAAAATAGTTGATGCCGCTGATGTATTAGGTCCCTCCCTAAGGACATTGCACGACAGGCTGTTGGAAACACCCGAGCTGCAGGCAAGGGTAGGCTTGATTGAAGCATATCTGTGGAAGAAACTGGAAGCCTCAGAAAAGAGGCACAACAAGATCAGCTTCGTTGGTGATATTGTTCATTATCTTAAAAAGAACTACAGCGATGATAATATTGTTTCCTTATCTCATCGCCACAACATATCTACGCGCTACCTGAACATGTTGTTTTCAGAATATACCGGTTTGCCACCCAAATTATTTTATAAGATAAACCGCTTTCAGCATAGCCTGAACCTTATTTCCCAGCAGGAGGAAAAGCTGACCAGTATTGCATACAGTTCAGGATATTTCGATCAGGCGCACTTTATCAAAGAGTTTAAGCTTTTTACCGGCGTTACTCCCAATACATTTGCCAAACAGGCTTCCCCCCTCAACCAGGTTTTAGCTGCCAGTTGA
- a CDS encoding TCR/Tet family MFS transporter, whose amino-acid sequence MADLIAQLKGIPVNEASPYGALLLSVFAITQFIFAPVIGNLSDRFGRRPVLLLSLLGFGIDYIILALAPTYGWLFIGRVIAGMTGASFTTATAYIADVSPDETTRAKNFGMIGAAFGLGFILGPALGGVLAKWGIRAPFYGAAALCLLNCLYGLFLLPESLSKENRRPFEWRRANPFGSLKFLTKHPEIGGLAFSFFLIYLGAQSVQGNWNFFTAYRFHWSEGMIAFSLAVVGVLVGAVQAGLTRVITPKIGNEKSIYIGLSLYTLGLILFAFATQGWMMFAFLVPYCLGGLCGPSLQSVISGHVPPNQQGELQGALTSLMSLTAFIGPLIMNTTFSYFTTDKAPFYFPGIHFLIGAVCMLLSIIITYKVLSREKKEHPELRNVIAGKDLTDVPMH is encoded by the coding sequence ATGGCAGATCTGATTGCCCAGTTAAAAGGTATACCAGTGAATGAAGCCAGTCCCTATGGCGCATTGTTGTTATCCGTTTTTGCTATCACGCAATTCATTTTTGCGCCTGTAATAGGCAACCTGAGTGACAGGTTTGGCCGCCGCCCGGTTTTATTGCTTTCACTCCTTGGTTTTGGTATCGATTACATCATCCTGGCCTTAGCCCCAACATATGGCTGGCTGTTCATCGGACGCGTTATTGCAGGTATGACGGGTGCCAGCTTTACCACGGCCACTGCCTATATTGCTGATGTCAGCCCCGACGAAACAACCAGGGCGAAGAATTTTGGCATGATCGGTGCGGCCTTCGGCCTCGGCTTTATACTTGGGCCTGCTCTTGGCGGAGTACTGGCTAAGTGGGGCATTAGGGCGCCATTCTACGGTGCTGCCGCTCTCTGCCTGTTGAACTGCTTATATGGCCTCTTCCTGCTGCCGGAATCACTTAGCAAAGAGAACCGTCGTCCATTTGAATGGAGACGTGCAAACCCTTTCGGGTCGTTGAAATTCCTCACCAAACACCCTGAGATCGGGGGACTGGCATTCAGCTTTTTCCTCATTTACCTGGGTGCTCAGTCTGTGCAGGGCAACTGGAATTTCTTTACCGCTTACCGTTTTCACTGGAGTGAGGGAATGATAGCTTTCTCTCTCGCCGTGGTGGGTGTATTGGTAGGCGCCGTACAGGCAGGGTTGACAAGAGTGATCACTCCTAAGATCGGTAATGAAAAAAGCATATATATAGGTCTTTCGCTTTACACATTAGGATTGATCCTTTTTGCCTTCGCTACACAGGGTTGGATGATGTTTGCATTCCTGGTCCCTTATTGCCTGGGCGGTCTCTGTGGCCCTTCGCTGCAATCCGTTATCTCCGGACATGTGCCACCTAATCAGCAGGGAGAATTACAAGGTGCACTTACCAGCCTGATGAGCCTCACAGCCTTCATAGGTCCACTGATCATGAACACAACTTTCAGTTATTTCACAACAGATAAAGCACCGTTCTACTTCCCCGGAATCCACTTCCTGATCGGCGCGGTGTGTATGTTGCTCAGCATCATTATTACTTACAAGGTATTGTCACGTGAAAAGAAAGAGCATCCTGAACTGAGGAACGTGATTGCCGGTAAGGATCTGACAGATGTGCCGATGCATTAA